One Miscanthus floridulus cultivar M001 chromosome 11, ASM1932011v1, whole genome shotgun sequence DNA window includes the following coding sequences:
- the LOC136494710 gene encoding uncharacterized protein isoform X3 has translation MADLAAGPRLFVASLRRSCRAHRFTGAGALFASGASAALSWLSVEVLVLLTRLLCREASLQAGTTMCLLESESKLNASRFLPQRS, from the exons atggctgacctcgccgcGGGGCCCCGCCTTTTCGTCGCCAGCCTGCGTC GTTCGTGCAGGGCCCACCGGTTTACCGGCGCCGGCGCATTAT TCGCATCTGGAGCATCCGCCGCTCTCAGCTGGTTATCAGTGGAGGTCCTTGTGTTGCTTACACGTCTGTTGTGCAG AGAAGCCTCGCTACAAGCTGGGACAACGATGTGCCTTCTAGAATCCGAAAGTAAATTGAATGCCAGCAGGTTTCTACCTCAAAG ATCATGA